The Cellulomonas sp. S1-8 genomic sequence CGAGCAGGAAGCCCTGGAAGATGATGACGTCGGCCCACCCGGTCGCCTCGATGAGCTTCTTGCCGTACAGGTACTCGGCGGTGAAGCCCTCGGGCTCGATCCAGCTCCCGCTCGTGGACGCCAGCCGTACCTCGTGCTCCGCGCTGAGGGTCCGCGCGATCTCCCAGGCCCGGATCGCGGGGCCCGCCATCGTGGTCTTGAGCGGCTCCCCCGTGACGACGAGCACGCGGCGGCGGGTCGCGAAGCGCGACGCCACGTCGAACGCCTCGACGAGGACGCGGTGCGCCTCGAGGTAGCTGTCGATCGCGTACGCGGGCTCCATCGCCTGCCGGAACAGCGGGAACAGGTCGGTGTCCGGACGCCGGCGGCGCGTCTGCAGGTCCTTGCGGCTCTGGGCGAGCGACTCGAGCTGCTCGACGAAGTAGTCGATCGCGTACGGCCCGGTCAGGGCCATCTTCGACAGCTCGAGCGTGCCGACGTCGTCGTTGCCCGGGGAGCGCTGCAGGTCCAGGGTCGAGGTGTCGACGTCCGCCCGCGCGAACGACCGGCGGACCGCGAGGGCCATCGCCGCAGGCAGGGCGCGCGCCAGCGACTCGTCGTCGAGGTTCTTGTACATCGACATGAGCGCGTTGCGCTCGAGAAGGTACGTCTCGCGGAAGTTGCCGAACTTCTTCATGGTGACGTGGTGCTTGTGGTACGCCACCGAGCCCGGGACGTACCGCACCCGGTACCCCAGCAGGTTGAGCCGCCACCCGAGGTCGACGTCCTCGTAGAACATGAAGAACCGCTCGTCGAAGCCACCGACCTCGCGGAACAGGTCGGTGCGCATGAACATCGCCGCGCCCGTGCCGAAGAGCACGTCCTTCGCCGTGTCCCACTCGCCCGTGTCGAGCTTCTCGACCTCGCGCTTGTAGCCCATGCCGAACCAGGTCAGGGACCCGTCGACGTAGTCGATCCGCTCGCCCTCCCAGTCGAGGACCTTGCACGCGACGGCGCCGATCCCGCGGTCCGCGGCGAGCACGTCGACGGCCGCCCGGACCCAGTCGCGGTGCGGGCGGGCGTCGTTGTTGAGGAACGCGACGTACTCGCCGGTCGCGTGCCGGACCCCGAGGTTGCAGCCGCCGGCGAACCCCGTGTTGCCGCCCGCGGCGACGACCAGGGCGTCGGGGACCGCCGACCGGATCGCCTCGACGCTGCCGTCCTGCGAGTCGTTGTCGACGACCACGAGCTGGAGCTGCTCGCGGGGCCAGTCGACGTCGTCGAACGCGCGCAGCGCGGTGATCGTGTCCTGGGCACCCTTGTAGTTCACCAGGACGACGGTCACCACGCCGGGACGGATCTCCCCCGTACGGCCGCTCTTGCTGCTCACGCGCTCTCCCTCGTCCACGTCGCCCCCATCGCCACGATCCCGCCCGACTCGCGCGGCGACCCGGCTTCCACGTCGAACCGCACGACCTTGCGGCGCAGGTCGTACGTGTGCTGCGTCGTCCAGTCCACGACCGACGCGATGACGTCGAACGTGCCCGGCTGCAGCGGCAGCGCCGGCACGACGCAGTCCACGGTGCCCTTGCCGGACACCGCGTCGATCTCCAGGCCGCCGTCCCGCGTGTGGTACGCCCAGACGTAGACCCCCTCGAGGGTCTCGACGGCCAGGCCGAAGACGGGCTTGTCGACCCGCTCGTGCGCGTCGTAGTGCAGCCGGACGCGCATCGGGTCGCCGGTGCGGACCGTGGTGACCGGCTGGCCGTCGCCGTCGAGGAGCTCGACGCGCTCGACCGTCACCTCGCCCGAGCCGTGCCGACCGGTCTCGTGC encodes the following:
- a CDS encoding glycosyltransferase, with product MSSKSGRTGEIRPGVVTVVLVNYKGAQDTITALRAFDDVDWPREQLQLVVVDNDSQDGSVEAIRSAVPDALVVAAGGNTGFAGGCNLGVRHATGEYVAFLNNDARPHRDWVRAAVDVLAADRGIGAVACKVLDWEGERIDYVDGSLTWFGMGYKREVEKLDTGEWDTAKDVLFGTGAAMFMRTDLFREVGGFDERFFMFYEDVDLGWRLNLLGYRVRYVPGSVAYHKHHVTMKKFGNFRETYLLERNALMSMYKNLDDESLARALPAAMALAVRRSFARADVDTSTLDLQRSPGNDDVGTLELSKMALTGPYAIDYFVEQLESLAQSRKDLQTRRRRPDTDLFPLFRQAMEPAYAIDSYLEAHRVLVEAFDVASRFATRRRVLVVTGEPLKTTMAGPAIRAWEIARTLSAEHEVRLASTSGSWIEPEGFTAEYLYGKKLIEATGWADVIIFQGFLLEGAPWLKTSDKIVVADIYDPMHLEQLEQAKDQGPGGREMAVRETTRALNEQIARADLMLCASEKQRDFWLGQLAAQGRINPAVYDEDESLRSLLSVVPFGIADTDPVQKRHAIKGATEGISVDDKVILWGGGIYNWFDPLTLIRAVDVLRREHPEVRLYFMGLKHPNPGVPEMKIAWRTRELAAELGLVDKHVFFNEGWVPYEERADYLLDADVGVSTHFEHIETAFSFRTRILDYLWTSLPIVATGGDTFGELIRAHDLGRVVPPQDVDALVEALEQMLYDREAIDAVQANVRAFAESYRWERVLQPLVDFCRAPRRAADLTGRLGPVTTAMYVAPPPPISVRGDVHLLREYMSQGGVREVARRAAGRVRRITGGGPGR